Proteins found in one Terribacillus sp. DMT04 genomic segment:
- a CDS encoding M50 family metallopeptidase: MTHHNWLPPIHLHPIFWAFLLAAILTGMLMEVMVLFGIVLLHEMAHFLAARHFRWRIRRVMLWVFGGVMETEEHGNRRIREEVIVVLAGPAVHIVLYAVLFLLNETTAVPEGVLETASMYNTTILLFNLLPIWPLDGGKLVGLILSMQLPYRKAHAVLIGFSCFVGAVILLYVCIALPFTLSTVSLLCFLLWENRLEWKRRYYVFLRFLLQRTTCGPTGVLCTPIFASLDTTLLDILSQYRRNRRHIIVVKGKNAILDEQQCSDMYFKNKQAHCTVADILQKRQ, from the coding sequence TTGACGCACCATAACTGGCTGCCGCCAATTCATTTGCATCCTATCTTTTGGGCATTCTTGCTGGCGGCCATACTGACAGGAATGTTGATGGAAGTTATGGTTTTGTTCGGAATTGTTCTTCTTCATGAAATGGCTCATTTTCTTGCTGCGCGTCATTTTCGCTGGCGTATTCGCCGGGTTATGCTTTGGGTGTTTGGCGGTGTGATGGAAACAGAAGAGCATGGAAACAGACGCATCCGGGAAGAAGTAATTGTTGTACTGGCAGGACCTGCTGTTCATATCGTCCTGTATGCGGTGCTGTTTCTGCTAAATGAAACAACTGCTGTTCCTGAAGGTGTATTGGAGACAGCTTCTATGTATAATACGACGATTCTTTTATTCAACTTATTGCCAATTTGGCCGTTAGACGGCGGAAAGCTAGTAGGACTCATCCTCTCGATGCAGCTTCCTTACCGCAAAGCGCACGCCGTTCTAATTGGCTTTAGCTGTTTTGTTGGAGCGGTTATTCTTCTTTATGTGTGTATTGCATTGCCTTTCACCTTAAGTACAGTCAGTCTTCTCTGTTTTCTATTGTGGGAAAATCGGCTAGAATGGAAACGACGCTATTATGTGTTTCTGCGCTTCTTGCTGCAGCGTACAACGTGTGGACCAACAGGCGTCCTATGCACACCCATCTTCGCAAGCCTTGATACAACGCTTCTGGATATCCTTTCTCAATATAGGAGGAACAGGCGGCATATAATTGTTGTCAAAGGGAAGAATGCAATACTGGATGAACAGCAATGCAGTGATATGTATTTTAAAAACAAGCAGGCACATTGCACAGTAGCGGATATATTGCAAAAAAGACAGTGA
- a CDS encoding M23 family metallopeptidase encodes MGKNLHSVRKGIADRKRLKGEQIQKGIAETVTPFTIEEEESHGFGPTPKYEPPRTEHTSKFAARFMFRLIVSASLFFGTALYLQADHPIVEKTKATVLTALTEEFPFATVNSWYQDRFGDPVALKPGGEGAEAIEVQAMPVNGTVVQPFDESKEGILIESEQQSDVVAVDEGIVIFAGNDRDTGKTIILQHADKSKSIYGHLQAIEVNQYQRIDSNEKIGEFVPNEENAQSIYFALQQGNKFLNPIQEAPVDAP; translated from the coding sequence ATGGGAAAGAATTTACATTCAGTGCGAAAAGGCATTGCAGATCGTAAACGGCTTAAAGGAGAGCAGATACAAAAAGGAATAGCGGAGACCGTTACGCCTTTTACAATTGAAGAGGAGGAGTCTCACGGGTTTGGTCCCACTCCAAAATATGAACCGCCGCGTACGGAACATACATCCAAGTTTGCTGCGCGTTTTATGTTTCGGTTGATTGTATCCGCGAGTTTGTTTTTCGGAACAGCACTTTATTTGCAGGCTGATCATCCAATTGTAGAAAAAACGAAAGCAACCGTGTTAACGGCGTTAACGGAGGAGTTTCCTTTTGCAACAGTGAATAGCTGGTATCAAGATAGATTTGGAGACCCGGTAGCATTAAAGCCTGGGGGAGAGGGAGCAGAAGCAATAGAGGTGCAAGCAATGCCTGTAAATGGAACGGTTGTGCAGCCGTTTGATGAATCAAAAGAAGGTATTCTCATTGAATCGGAACAACAATCAGACGTAGTGGCTGTTGATGAAGGAATCGTTATATTTGCTGGAAACGACAGAGATACAGGAAAAACAATCATCCTTCAGCATGCCGATAAAAGCAAAAGTATTTACGGCCATTTGCAAGCTATTGAAGTAAATCAATACCAGCGGATTGATTCAAATGAAAAAATCGGAGAATTTGTGCCAAATGAAGAGAATGCCCAATCCATCTACTTCGCTCTTCAGCAAGGAAACAAGTTTCTAAACCCGATTCAAGAGGCACCAGTTGACGCACCATAA
- a CDS encoding class I SAM-dependent methyltransferase has product MELVDQLLQDAQKSFSGWDFSFIEDTGRIQSELLPWSYGSKARKLLLEATSLLDMGTGGGEFLSKLLPLPHYTAATEAYRPNVPIAKERLDPLGVEVFQIENDDELPFAAETFDLVLNKHESYSVAEVQRILRPEGLFLTQQVGGTDCKALNEMLGAPVNAAYQDWKLQTAAEELASQLFLLEQKEAFPSMRFYDIGAVVFYLKAIPWQIPSFTMEGYRDCLMELHQFIEKKGFLDVKQHRFLLAATCK; this is encoded by the coding sequence ATGGAATTAGTTGATCAGCTTCTACAAGACGCACAAAAATCTTTTTCTGGTTGGGATTTTTCTTTTATAGAAGATACTGGGCGAATTCAATCTGAACTTTTACCATGGTCTTATGGTAGTAAAGCGAGAAAATTACTATTGGAAGCAACTAGCCTGTTGGATATGGGAACTGGCGGAGGAGAGTTTTTGTCCAAGCTGCTGCCACTGCCGCATTACACAGCAGCAACAGAAGCTTATCGGCCGAACGTGCCAATCGCTAAGGAAAGGCTGGACCCGCTCGGGGTGGAAGTCTTTCAGATTGAAAACGATGATGAACTGCCATTTGCTGCTGAAACATTTGATCTTGTTTTAAACAAACATGAGTCTTATTCTGTGGCCGAGGTACAGCGTATTTTAAGACCAGAGGGACTTTTTCTCACCCAGCAGGTAGGCGGAACAGATTGCAAAGCACTGAATGAAATGCTTGGTGCTCCTGTGAACGCAGCTTATCAAGATTGGAAGCTTCAAACAGCAGCAGAAGAGCTGGCGAGTCAGCTCTTCTTGCTCGAGCAAAAAGAAGCGTTTCCTTCCATGCGGTTTTACGACATAGGAGCGGTAGTCTTCTATTTGAAAGCAATACCTTGGCAAATTCCTTCCTTTACAATGGAAGGTTACCGAGATTGTTTAATGGAACTGCATCAATTTATCGAGAAGAAAGGCTTTTTAGATGTAAAGCAGCATCGCTTTCTGCTTGCTGCGACGTGTAAGTAA
- a CDS encoding trimeric intracellular cation channel family protein: protein MTWEIFSIIGTAAFAISGALVAMEAKYDVFGVFILGFVTAFGGGAIRNLLIGLPVSYLWSQTSLFYIAFLSITIILIFPKWISHPWKKAGLYADAIGLAAFAIQGALHAASLDHSLLAIMVAAFLTGSGGGILRDLLAGRKPYVFKAEIYGSWAALAGLIIGLGAANHPVLLYALFAGIIFLRIYSFHRKWQLPVPKMHYQ from the coding sequence ATGACATGGGAGATTTTTAGCATAATTGGCACGGCAGCATTTGCTATTAGCGGTGCACTTGTGGCGATGGAAGCAAAATATGATGTTTTTGGCGTTTTTATTTTAGGATTTGTAACGGCATTCGGCGGCGGAGCTATTCGAAACCTTCTGATAGGCTTGCCGGTTTCTTACTTATGGTCGCAAACGAGTTTATTCTACATAGCTTTCCTATCGATAACCATCATTCTTATTTTTCCGAAATGGATTAGTCATCCATGGAAAAAGGCCGGTTTGTATGCCGATGCAATTGGCTTAGCAGCATTCGCTATCCAAGGGGCGCTGCACGCTGCCAGTTTAGATCATAGTCTTCTGGCGATAATGGTGGCTGCCTTCTTGACAGGAAGCGGCGGCGGAATTCTGCGCGACTTGCTGGCCGGACGAAAACCATATGTGTTTAAGGCAGAGATTTATGGCAGCTGGGCTGCATTGGCGGGCCTCATTATCGGACTCGGAGCGGCTAATCATCCTGTCTTGTTATATGCCCTGTTTGCTGGCATTATCTTCTTACGTATTTATTCATTCCACCGCAAATGGCAGCTGCCAGTTCCAAAGATGCATTATCAGTAA
- the minD gene encoding septum site-determining protein MinD: MGEAIVITSGKGGVGKTTTSANLGTALALMEKKVCLIDTDIGLRNLDVVMGLENRIIYDIIDVIIGRCALKQALIKDKRFDHLYLLPAAQTSDKSDLTTEGMEKIVAELKPEFDYIIIDCPAGIEQGYKNAVAGADKAIVVTTPEKPSVRDADRIIGLLEQEDIEPPKLIVNRIRNHMVEDGDMLEVDEIVQVLSIDLLGIVADDEQVIKASNHGEPVAFQPNTKASIAYRNIARRILGESVPLMSFEDEKGMFSRLKKLFSKSK, from the coding sequence ATGGGTGAAGCAATCGTTATTACGTCCGGTAAAGGGGGAGTAGGTAAGACGACTACTTCTGCCAACCTGGGAACAGCGCTTGCTCTAATGGAGAAGAAGGTCTGTTTAATTGATACAGATATTGGTCTTCGTAATCTAGATGTTGTGATGGGGTTAGAAAACCGTATCATTTATGACATTATTGATGTTATTATCGGCAGATGCGCTCTGAAACAGGCATTGATTAAAGATAAGCGCTTTGATCATTTGTACTTACTGCCTGCTGCCCAGACAAGTGACAAATCTGATTTGACAACAGAAGGTATGGAAAAGATTGTCGCTGAACTGAAGCCGGAATTTGACTATATTATTATTGATTGTCCTGCCGGTATCGAACAGGGCTATAAAAATGCTGTGGCAGGAGCAGATAAAGCGATTGTTGTCACCACACCGGAAAAACCGAGTGTACGTGATGCTGATCGTATTATTGGCTTGCTTGAGCAGGAAGATATTGAACCGCCTAAATTGATCGTTAACCGAATTCGTAATCACATGGTAGAAGATGGAGACATGCTGGAAGTAGATGAAATCGTCCAAGTGCTATCAATCGACTTGCTTGGTATCGTTGCGGATGATGAGCAAGTTATCAAAGCTTCCAACCACGGAGAGCCAGTCGCTTTCCAGCCGAATACGAAGGCGAGTATTGCTTATCGTAATATTGCCCGCCGTATACTGGGAGAGTCCGTGCCGCTTATGAGTTTTGAAGATGAAAAAGGCATGTTCAGCCGATTGAAAAAACTTTTTTCCAAAAGCAAATGA
- the minC gene encoding septum site-determining protein MinC → MIGNKQIITIKGTREGLSLHMDDACSFEELLKELEAKLAANRIDSADQIVGVHIQLGNRYLEKEQEELLRRMITSKQRLRIESVHSDVITKQAAIEWKEEAEVKAVSRVVRSGQVLEVKGDLLLLGDVNPGGCVTATGNIFVMGNLLGIAHAGKDGNADAVIAASYMNPTQLRIAEYISRAPDHETDGVYMECGHIDDEQQKIIIDRLQAVVRKRPGISSFERRMLNG, encoded by the coding sequence TTGATTGGAAACAAACAGATCATCACAATTAAAGGTACCCGGGAAGGGCTGTCTTTGCACATGGATGATGCCTGCTCTTTTGAAGAATTATTGAAGGAATTAGAAGCAAAACTTGCTGCTAATCGAATTGATTCGGCTGACCAGATTGTTGGTGTACATATTCAATTAGGCAACCGTTATTTAGAAAAGGAGCAAGAGGAGCTCCTTCGTCGAATGATTACGAGCAAGCAGCGTCTGCGGATTGAGTCTGTTCACTCTGATGTTATTACGAAGCAAGCTGCAATAGAGTGGAAGGAAGAAGCGGAAGTAAAGGCAGTCAGCCGTGTTGTCCGTTCTGGCCAAGTGCTGGAAGTGAAAGGTGATTTACTGCTGCTTGGGGATGTGAATCCTGGCGGCTGTGTTACTGCAACCGGTAATATTTTTGTTATGGGTAATTTACTCGGGATAGCGCATGCGGGGAAAGACGGTAACGCCGATGCTGTTATTGCTGCCTCGTATATGAATCCGACGCAGCTTCGAATCGCGGAGTATATCAGCCGCGCGCCCGATCATGAGACAGATGGTGTTTATATGGAATGCGGGCACATCGATGACGAACAGCAAAAAATCATCATCGACCGTTTGCAGGCAGTAGTCCGCAAACGTCCGGGCATCAGCAGTTTCGAGAGGAGAATGTTAAATGGGTGA
- the mreD gene encoding rod shape-determining protein MreD, translating to MKKLYLPLILLLIVSLEGVATAMLPKQFIGGDTWLIPHWTLLFLVLIAMLYDLDNSYYSLLYALIFGLLKDIVYTDILGVYMFTYGFSIYLILELRRVLHGNIFVAALLGLLSIVFADVIGYLIYHVIGIAPMDFVTYLLHRLLPTLGANLIMLVILYLIFQKPLQKWSDSQLRRTTSL from the coding sequence ATGAAAAAGCTCTATTTGCCGTTAATACTACTTTTAATTGTTAGTTTAGAAGGCGTAGCTACCGCCATGCTGCCTAAGCAGTTTATTGGCGGTGACACGTGGCTGATTCCGCACTGGACGCTTTTATTCCTGGTGCTGATTGCGATGCTTTATGATTTGGATAACTCGTATTACAGTTTGCTTTATGCGCTTATTTTCGGACTGCTGAAAGATATCGTTTATACAGATATTTTAGGCGTGTATATGTTCACATATGGTTTCAGTATTTATTTAATTCTGGAATTACGCAGAGTGCTGCATGGTAATATTTTTGTGGCTGCACTGCTTGGTCTTTTGTCAATTGTATTTGCGGATGTGATTGGTTATTTGATTTATCATGTGATCGGAATTGCACCGATGGACTTTGTTACGTATTTGCTGCATAGGCTTTTGCCAACGCTCGGTGCCAACCTTATCATGCTAGTAATCTTGTATCTGATTTTCCAAAAGCCTCTGCAGAAATGGTCCGATTCGCAGCTTAGAAGAACGACTAGCTTATAA
- the mreC gene encoding rod shape-determining protein MreC translates to MNFFKKKRMFLFLIAIIILVGLIGFSTRDRSSQTLPEQIVSDTVGFVQNIFSVPAQFTTTVVTNIKDLKNTYEENQVLKAKVDDYKGLLSRYQELEQQYDELQQTNDAFNEHTSMDYNPIPADVIVRSPEGWFDQLTIDKGSDDGVETNMAVMTASGLVGKVEDVSRGTASVQLLSGFNETNRISAVIDGGEDEDGKQQDPIFGLIEGFDEKEGMLLFTGVKPDLEVKKGSLVTSSGLGGVFPNELTIGEVDSVDLDEYGLSQTIHVKPTADLYDIDKVLVIDAASEDASSATGDEGL, encoded by the coding sequence ATGAATTTCTTTAAGAAAAAACGGATGTTCCTTTTTCTGATTGCCATCATCATCCTAGTAGGTTTGATCGGTTTCTCAACCAGAGATCGGAGCAGCCAGACATTACCAGAACAAATCGTAAGTGATACAGTTGGATTTGTGCAGAATATCTTTTCTGTTCCTGCACAGTTTACTACCACAGTGGTCACAAACATAAAAGACTTGAAGAACACGTATGAAGAAAACCAAGTACTTAAGGCGAAAGTGGATGACTATAAAGGATTGCTTTCCCGCTATCAAGAACTGGAGCAGCAGTATGATGAGTTACAGCAAACCAATGATGCCTTCAATGAACACACATCAATGGATTATAACCCAATTCCAGCTGATGTGATTGTCCGCAGTCCAGAAGGCTGGTTTGATCAGCTGACCATTGATAAAGGGTCGGACGATGGTGTGGAGACAAATATGGCCGTTATGACTGCAAGCGGCTTAGTTGGCAAGGTAGAAGATGTGAGTCGCGGTACAGCTTCTGTTCAATTGCTGAGCGGATTTAATGAAACCAACCGTATTTCCGCAGTAATCGACGGTGGAGAAGATGAGGACGGCAAGCAGCAGGATCCTATCTTTGGTTTGATTGAAGGATTTGACGAAAAAGAGGGCATGCTTCTATTTACTGGTGTTAAACCTGACCTTGAAGTAAAGAAAGGGTCTTTGGTTACCTCATCGGGACTTGGGGGCGTATTTCCGAATGAACTTACTATCGGTGAAGTTGATTCCGTAGACTTGGATGAGTACGGCTTATCTCAAACAATTCACGTCAAACCTACTGCTGATTTGTATGATATTGATAAAGTTTTAGTCATCGACGCAGCCTCTGAAGATGCTTCTTCAGCTACCGGAGATGAGGGACTTTAA
- a CDS encoding rod shape-determining protein — protein MAKFSLSQDLGIDLGTANTLVFVKGKGVVVREPSVVATNVETGQVEAVGSDARNMIGRTPGNIRVIRPMKDGVIADYDTTATMMKYYIKQAQRNRSSFAKKPNVMVCVPSGITMVEERAVIDATKQAGAKDAFPIAEPFAAAIGAGLPVWEPTGSMIVDIGGGTTEVAIISLGGIVTSQSIRTAGDDMDEAITQYIRKTYNLMIGERSAEQLKMDLGHAGVPEADEETEIRGRDLLTGLPKTISVNAKEISGALADTVSAIVDAVKLTLEKTPPELAADIMDRGIVLSGGGAMLRNLDSVISEETKMPVFVAENPLDSVAIGTGKSLEFIEHFRAHPHVFSKATKK, from the coding sequence GTGGCGAAATTCAGTTTATCACAAGACTTAGGAATTGACCTAGGTACAGCAAATACATTAGTTTTTGTAAAAGGGAAAGGCGTCGTTGTCCGTGAACCATCTGTAGTGGCAACCAACGTAGAAACAGGTCAGGTAGAAGCAGTCGGAAGCGACGCTCGTAATATGATTGGCAGAACTCCTGGAAATATCCGTGTGATCCGTCCAATGAAGGATGGCGTCATTGCGGATTACGATACAACAGCAACGATGATGAAATATTATATTAAGCAAGCGCAGCGCAATCGTTCTTCTTTTGCGAAAAAACCAAACGTCATGGTGTGCGTTCCATCTGGTATTACGATGGTAGAAGAACGTGCAGTTATTGATGCAACGAAACAAGCTGGAGCAAAAGATGCATTCCCAATTGCTGAGCCATTTGCAGCTGCAATTGGTGCCGGACTTCCTGTTTGGGAACCAACTGGCAGCATGATTGTCGATATCGGCGGTGGTACGACAGAAGTTGCAATTATTAGTTTGGGCGGTATTGTAACGAGCCAGTCGATCCGTACTGCTGGTGACGACATGGACGAAGCAATCACGCAATATATTCGGAAGACGTACAACCTTATGATTGGGGAGCGTTCCGCAGAACAGCTGAAGATGGATCTTGGTCATGCTGGTGTACCGGAAGCAGACGAAGAAACAGAGATTCGCGGTCGCGACCTTCTCACAGGATTGCCGAAAACAATTAGTGTTAATGCGAAAGAAATTTCTGGAGCGTTGGCGGATACGGTTAGTGCGATTGTGGATGCTGTAAAGCTAACATTGGAAAAAACGCCGCCTGAATTGGCAGCGGATATAATGGACCGCGGTATTGTGCTTTCTGGTGGCGGCGCTATGCTGCGCAACTTGGACAGTGTTATTAGTGAAGAAACGAAAATGCCTGTTTTTGTAGCAGAAAACCCGCTGGACAGTGTCGCTATTGGTACGGGAAAATCGCTTGAATTTATCGAACATTTCCGTGCGCATCCGCATGTATTTTCCAAAGCTACCAAAAAATGA
- the radC gene encoding DNA repair protein RadC, whose protein sequence is MKIKSVPKEDRPRERLLELGPAHLSNAELFAILLGSGTKDEPVTLLAQRLLMHFEGLQLLRDATIEELTAIKGIGTAKGVLIIAAIELGQRLHRYKPADRYTIRSPKDGADYVMEEMRNLQQEHFVVLFLNTKNHIVHRQTIFIGSLNASIVHPREVFREAVRRSAASIICAHNHPSGDPSPSQEDIHVTKRLQECGKMIGIELLDHLVIGDRKFISLKEKGYL, encoded by the coding sequence ATGAAGATAAAGTCGGTGCCAAAAGAGGATCGGCCGCGAGAGAGGTTGCTGGAGCTGGGGCCGGCTCATTTATCCAATGCGGAACTATTCGCAATTCTGCTTGGGAGCGGGACGAAGGATGAGCCTGTCACATTGCTTGCCCAGCGTTTGTTAATGCATTTTGAAGGGTTACAGCTGCTGCGTGATGCGACAATTGAAGAGTTGACCGCCATTAAGGGGATTGGCACAGCTAAAGGCGTACTTATCATTGCAGCAATTGAACTTGGACAGCGGCTGCATCGTTACAAGCCGGCCGACAGATACACAATCCGCAGCCCAAAGGATGGTGCGGATTATGTTATGGAGGAAATGCGTAATCTTCAGCAGGAACATTTTGTCGTCTTATTTTTAAATACGAAAAATCATATCGTTCATCGGCAGACAATCTTCATCGGAAGCCTTAACGCATCTATCGTACATCCTCGTGAAGTGTTCCGCGAAGCTGTCCGGCGGTCTGCGGCTTCTATCATTTGTGCTCACAATCATCCGTCAGGAGATCCTTCCCCATCACAAGAAGATATCCACGTTACCAAACGTCTGCAGGAGTGCGGCAAGATGATTGGTATAGAGCTTCTGGACCATCTTGTAATCGGTGATCGGAAGTTTATTTCACTGAAGGAAAAAGGATATCTGTAA
- the pilO gene encoding type 4a pilus biogenesis protein PilO produces the protein MINWSDASQRRKVMVFSFLLVILLTVMCFVLYVIPIKNDTASVETAVANQERVLGTSVAPKEQSQMPDAPLEDELLRKLTELAKANDTTITSISNDTTTESDGSFVYQLSITSSDYNALHQFLTEVDAMQRKAEIEQIDVTNASENSYIATISLRVFYNPAS, from the coding sequence ATGATAAACTGGTCAGATGCATCACAGCGACGGAAAGTTATGGTTTTTTCGTTCTTGCTGGTTATTTTGCTGACGGTAATGTGTTTTGTTTTATATGTGATACCGATAAAGAATGACACTGCCTCAGTGGAAACTGCTGTAGCGAACCAGGAACGTGTTCTGGGAACGTCGGTGGCTCCGAAAGAACAAAGTCAAATGCCGGATGCACCGCTTGAAGATGAATTGCTGAGAAAATTAACGGAATTAGCAAAAGCTAATGATACGACGATTACATCGATTTCCAATGATACAACTACCGAATCGGATGGGTCCTTTGTCTATCAGCTCAGCATAACTTCTTCTGATTACAATGCATTGCACCAATTCCTAACAGAAGTCGATGCTATGCAGCGTAAGGCAGAAATAGAACAAATTGACGTGACAAATGCTTCGGAAAACAGCTATATTGCAACGATATCTTTACGGGTATTTTATAATCCTGCTTCTTAA